A genomic region of Gemmata massiliana contains the following coding sequences:
- a CDS encoding TIGR02996 domain-containing protein, with the protein MWVPFDTFGEIRGRVLGVSLPYPNGQVLVWTDQGLFSLWYFRSAFINKLLPTAAGGHINPATGSMTWNGAEYPMFGPHTPQNDPRTQARHPSGERVTIDPADGVVHVLDAAGAVQQIVDAVDAEEWAMAAFSVDGKALVVADTTSVRVFRYEATTGSERPRWAALANEGDQNQLLQAILANPDEDTPRLIYADWLDEHDDPARAEFIRVQCRIAARLPYETLPTDPDHQRELQLVSQMSERWLAELPTVRGVRWIGFWRGFPSVSVISPTTLVRAAPKIWSTAPVEWATITGLNQNGARLLADSEVFDRLRVIEIDRYAIQRDGEKPLRTLFHAPRAAALKRLYLPQGVGEPGLIAVISSPHLTGLEWLAIGAGTLTNTAAEVLITTPGLRNLRGGSFVSHRLSDTFRKRLKDRFPNAIV; encoded by the coding sequence GTGTGGGTTCCGTTCGACACGTTCGGTGAGATCCGAGGTCGCGTACTCGGGGTATCCCTCCCGTACCCGAACGGGCAGGTACTCGTGTGGACCGACCAGGGGTTGTTCTCGCTCTGGTACTTTCGCTCCGCGTTCATCAACAAGCTCCTCCCGACCGCCGCTGGGGGGCACATCAACCCTGCTACCGGCTCGATGACCTGGAACGGAGCCGAGTACCCGATGTTCGGCCCGCACACGCCGCAAAACGACCCACGAACCCAGGCGCGACACCCCAGCGGCGAGCGTGTCACGATCGATCCGGCCGACGGCGTCGTTCACGTCCTGGACGCGGCCGGGGCCGTTCAGCAGATCGTGGACGCGGTAGACGCGGAGGAATGGGCAATGGCCGCGTTCAGCGTGGACGGGAAAGCCCTTGTCGTCGCCGATACGACCAGCGTGCGCGTCTTCCGGTACGAGGCCACTACGGGAAGCGAGCGTCCGCGCTGGGCGGCACTCGCGAACGAGGGCGACCAGAACCAACTGCTCCAAGCGATTCTCGCGAACCCGGACGAAGACACCCCGCGCCTCATCTACGCGGACTGGCTCGACGAGCACGACGACCCAGCCCGTGCCGAGTTCATCCGAGTGCAGTGCCGGATCGCGGCGCGACTCCCATACGAAACCCTTCCGACTGATCCCGACCACCAGCGCGAACTTCAACTCGTGTCCCAAATGAGCGAGCGCTGGTTAGCCGAACTGCCCACGGTCCGCGGAGTGCGGTGGATCGGGTTCTGGCGCGGGTTCCCCAGTGTGTCGGTGATTAGCCCCACCACGCTCGTTCGTGCCGCGCCGAAGATTTGGTCTACGGCCCCGGTCGAATGGGCGACGATCACCGGATTGAATCAGAACGGCGCACGACTCCTCGCTGACTCCGAGGTGTTCGACCGACTCCGCGTGATCGAAATCGACCGGTACGCCATTCAGCGCGACGGAGAGAAGCCGCTCCGCACGCTGTTCCACGCACCGCGTGCCGCGGCACTCAAGCGGCTCTACCTCCCGCAAGGGGTTGGCGAACCCGGCCTGATCGCCGTCATCAGTAGTCCACACCTGACCGGGCTGGAGTGGCTCGCGATCGGTGCCGGCACGCTGACCAACACCGCGGCCGAAGTGCTGATAACCACCCCAGGGTTGCGGAACCTTCGCGGCGGATCGTTCGTATCGCACCGGTTGAGTGACACGTTCCGAAAGCGACTGAAGGACCGCTTCCCGAACGCAATCGTGTGA